The genomic DNA CCGCCCGTCCCGCAGCCGGCTGTCGGCCGCGCCGTGGCAGACCACCCTGACCCTGCTGCCGTACCTCGGCCCGAACGCCTCCCGGGTGCTCAACGCCGCCGACCTGGTCGGTGTCCAGCGGGTCTCCCCGCAGGAGGCCGAGCTGCTCGGCCGGATCCTCTCGCTCGGCGCCGAGGACCTCGCCTACCTGCCCACCGTGCCCGACAACGTGACGCTGTGGGCCACCCGGATGCGCCGCCAGTACGTGATGACCAACCCCGGCGACGCCGAGACCCAGGTGCTGGGCGGCCCGCGCCGCATGGACTGACCGCGCGCCGGACGCGCGCACCCGGGCCGGGGACGGAGTGAACATCAGGTGACAGGACGTCCCTGAGATGTTGACGCACTCCGTCCCCGGCCTGCGTACACGACGACGGACGTCGGGCACCGCCTTCAGGCAACCGGTGTCCACGTCCTAGTCTTGATGCCCGACGGCACCGCGAACAGCGGCGGCGAACACGAGGGAGCCCAAGTGAGCAGCGATCGGGACGGCGTCTACGTCGGCGACAACGCGGCGGAGGACGACGACGACTGGTCGGACGCCCCGGACTACACGCCTCCGTCCTGGTACACGCAGAGCACGGACCCGGCACCGGGCGCCGGCACGGGTGCGACGGCACAGGCCACGGCCCCGTCCGCGCCGGACGCGACGGGCGGTGACGCCGCGGCGGCCGCCCAGCCCGTGGCGGAGCCTGCCCCGGCCCCGGCCGTCGAGTCCGCACCGGTGGCCGAGGCTCCGCCCGCCGCCCCGGTGGCGCCGGTCGCCGAGGCCCCGGCGGCCACCCCGCCGGTCGCCACCCCGCCGGTGCAGCAGCCCCCCGTCCAGCAGGCCCCCGTCCAGCCCGCTCCGGTGCAGCAGCCGCCCGTCCAGCAGCAGCCGGTCCAGCAGGCCCCCGTGCAGCAGCCGCCGGTCGCGCCGCAGCCCGGACCGCTGCCGCCGCACGCCGAGCAGCAGCCGTACCCGCCGCAGGCGTGGCCGCCGGGCCCGCAGCCCGGACCGCACCAGCAGCCGCCGGTCGCGCCGCAGCCGGGCCCCCAGCAGGTCCCGCCGCCGGGTCCGCACCAGCAGCAGCCGCCGGTGCAGCAGCAGCCCGTGCCGCCGTACCAGCAGCACCCGCAGCAGGGCCAGCAGTGGGGGCCGCCCCCGCCGCAGCAGCCCGGTCCGCCACAGGTCCCGCAGCCGCAGCAGCCCGGTCCGCACGCCCAGCCGCCGGTCGCCGACCCGCGCCAGGGCGGCTGGCCGCAGCCGCCCGCGTACCCGCAGCAGGGCGCGGCGCAGGCCTCCGCCGCGTTCCAGGCCGCGCCGCCGCAGACCGCGCACGGTGCCGCGCTCGGCTACACCGCCGCCGTGGAGCTGTCCTCGGACCGCCTGCTGCGCGGCCAGCCGAAGGCGCAGCGCCAGCAGCCGCGCTTCCAGTTCGGCGGCAAGGGCGCGCAGGCCGACCGGGCCCGCAAGCTGGAGCTGATCCGCCAGCCGGTGATGTCCTGCTACCGGATCGCCGTGATCAGCCTCAAGGGCGGCGTCGGCAAGACCACGACCACCACCTCGCTCGGGGCCACCCTGGCCAGCGAGCGCCAGGACAAGGTGATCGCGATCGACGCCAACCCGGACGCCGGCACCCTCGGCCGCCGGATCAAGCGTCAGACCGGCGCGACCATCCGCGACCTGGTGACCGCCATCCCGCGGCTGCGCAGCTACATGGACGTCCGCCAGTTCACCTCGCAGGACCCGCACTCGGGCCTGGAGATCGTCGCCAACGACGTCGACCCGGCCGTCTCCACGACCTTCGACGACTCCGACTACCGCAAGGTGGTCGAGGTGATCGGCCAGCACTACCCGATCATCCTGACCGACTCCGGCACCGGCCTGCTCTACAGCGCCATGCGCGGCGTGCTGGACCTCGCCGACCAGCTGATCGTGGTCGCCACCCCGAGCGTGGACGGCGCCAGCTCCGCCTCGACCACGCTCGACTGGCTCTCCGCGCACGGCTACGCCGACCTGGTGCAGCGCTCGATCACCGTGGTCTCCGGGGTCCGCGAGACCAGCAAGATGATCAAGGTCGAGGACATCGTGGCGCACTTCCAGACCCGCTGCCGCGGCGTCGTGGTGGTGCCCTTCGACGAGAGCCTGGCGGCCGGCGCCGAGGTCAACCTGGCGATGATGCGGCCCAAGGTGCGCGACGCGTACTTCGAGCTCGCCGCGCTGGTCGGCGAGGACATCGTCCGCGCCCAGCAGGCCGCCGGCGGCTGGCAGGGCCAGCAGCAGGGCGGTTACCAGCAGCCCCCGCAGCAGCAGGGGTGGCAGCAGCAGCCCCCGTACCCGCAGCAGCCGGGCTACCCCCAGCAGGGGCAGCCGCAGCAGGGCCAGCCGCCCTACCCGCAGCAGCCGGGCTACCCCCAGCAGGGCCAGCCCTGGGGCCAGCAGCCGGGGTACGGCTACCCGCCGCCGCAGCAGTAGCAGTGGAGGACGGACGAGGGGCGCGAGTGATCTCGCGC from Kitasatospora terrestris includes the following:
- a CDS encoding MinD/ParA family protein gives rise to the protein MSSDRDGVYVGDNAAEDDDDWSDAPDYTPPSWYTQSTDPAPGAGTGATAQATAPSAPDATGGDAAAAAQPVAEPAPAPAVESAPVAEAPPAAPVAPVAEAPAATPPVATPPVQQPPVQQAPVQPAPVQQPPVQQQPVQQAPVQQPPVAPQPGPLPPHAEQQPYPPQAWPPGPQPGPHQQPPVAPQPGPQQVPPPGPHQQQPPVQQQPVPPYQQHPQQGQQWGPPPPQQPGPPQVPQPQQPGPHAQPPVADPRQGGWPQPPAYPQQGAAQASAAFQAAPPQTAHGAALGYTAAVELSSDRLLRGQPKAQRQQPRFQFGGKGAQADRARKLELIRQPVMSCYRIAVISLKGGVGKTTTTTSLGATLASERQDKVIAIDANPDAGTLGRRIKRQTGATIRDLVTAIPRLRSYMDVRQFTSQDPHSGLEIVANDVDPAVSTTFDDSDYRKVVEVIGQHYPIILTDSGTGLLYSAMRGVLDLADQLIVVATPSVDGASSASTTLDWLSAHGYADLVQRSITVVSGVRETSKMIKVEDIVAHFQTRCRGVVVVPFDESLAAGAEVNLAMMRPKVRDAYFELAALVGEDIVRAQQAAGGWQGQQQGGYQQPPQQQGWQQQPPYPQQPGYPQQGQPQQGQPPYPQQPGYPQQGQPWGQQPGYGYPPPQQ